The nucleotide window CGCTTATTATTCGCAAATTATTATCTAAAcgctttatatatataaaatatttttatattctcgGTAAACTATATATttctcataaaattaaaattacataCATTTTGTTGCATGCACAATGTAAATTCTGTGCAGTGCAGTTTCCGAACGTTTCGAGATTTGGCGGGTAATCGTGTGCTGCACCACTATTGTACACTTACATCCTACATCATTGCATCTCTGCAATTGTAATTGTGAACTACTAGGGTCTGAGTGGATCTAGGAGGCAGGGAGCTTCCGATTCCGGGGTTTCATTTTCGAAGTTGAATTTCACCGTCGAAGAAGGAGATCCTGAAACGATGAATCCTGATTTGCCGTATTGTATTGAATATGCGAAAAGCTCTCGCGCCTCGTGTCAAAGTTGTAAGAAATCTATTCTAAAGGATTCACTGAGACTTGCTACCGTTGTACAGGTAGGCATTTTGTAACATGTATTAGATATTTGTCCCATTGATACATCATTATTGTTGCCGGCAACAGATTTTTTTAATCTGTAATACGTTCTTAACTGaacattatttgttatttttaatGGTTTGAGCAGCATTAGTATCAATAACCAGAATTAGCGCATGCATGATGCTACGTATTTATGAGGATCGATTTCCTCGTTTATTAGGTTACGCTCATTCGCTTTTTGTCTTTGTTTCGATTATGTATGTGGTGTTGCATTTTACACAATCATCGattatcaattttatttaattactcGTAATTGTTCTTTTCCTTTGTTCTGTATATGTACTTTAAACTGCATTTTCCATGGATTTTaagtattattacttttatttagtaatttgcttaattatttattaaaatgcaGATTGTTGTTTAATTTTTAGAGTCCTGTTCACGATGGAAAAATACCAAAATGGTATCATTCTACTTGTTTCTTCTTGAAACAGAGACCTAAAACTGTTGCGGACATAGCTAATTTTGACAATATTCGCTGGGATGATCAACAAGATGTTAAAAAAAAGATTGGTTTGTAGTTTCATATATTCTaaatagaatttaatatatGATAAAATAGTTTGCACAGAGTCataataattactaattattaatgGCGTTTTTTAGTCTTATTAACGATATCAAAGTTTACATCAAACGAATATTTTTGTCTATCATTAGGAAAAAGTTTTCGATAATCGTATCAACTAATGCAAAGTTATTTTCATTCAAAATAGAGGAAGCAAGTCTGCTTCCACCATTGCCTGCTGGAAAAGGAAGAAAACGAGCCAGCACAGCAAACGATGGAGGTGTTGTAAAAGACTTTTTGGTTCAATATGCAAAATCTAGTAAGTCGACTTGCAAAGGCTGTGAAGAGAAAATAGTGCAAGGTGAGATTAGGGTGTCTAAAAAAGATTTCGAAAGCGAACATGGTAGAAAATATGGTGGTATCGACAGATGGTATCATTTTGAATGCTTTGTGAAAATAAGGCAAGAGCTGGAGTTTCATGAAAGTGGCGGAGATCTGCCTGGCTGGAAAGATCTCTCCAAAGATGATCAGAAAAAGGTCAAAGCAGATTTACCAAAACTTAAGTCAAGCGATATTCCATCGGTTAAGAAAATGAAAGAGGAACCACAAGATATGCAAGAAGAGCATGAAATGGAGAAgcagaataaagaattatttaaaattaggGATATGTTATCTTCGCTAAAAAAGAACGATATTATTGCTATATTGGAAAAGAATGAACAACAGATTCCAGAAGGAATGACAGCTGTAAGTAATAAATTGTCTACAATTTCAAATAAGCTTGTAaatgatttttaaattttttttatcaaagcTGCTGGACCGATTGAGCGATGCAATTTGCTTTGGTGCACTGAAGCCATGCTCGAAATGCAGTGGGCAACTTGTGTACACTTCGGGTCTTGGATATAAATGCACTGGAGATGTAACGGAATGGGCTAAATGCGAGCACGTAACTCAAGACCCCAAGAGAAAAAAGATATCGATACCGTCGAACTTGAAGCAACAATACCCCGAGCTGTAAGTAGTTTTGGTCGGCATTAATTTATGATATTAGTACATGTAGTATTAACAAACATGACgacaaaataattaattatttgttaaatatttcatagtAAATCCTTGAAGAGCAAAGTCAACAGAAGATTGATAAAAGTGACTGCGCCATCAACGTCTACttcaataaaaaaagaagatgAAGTTGACTCTGGACCAAAAGTTCAATCAAAGCCAAAACCATTGAAGCACATGCAATTCTTTATCATAGGTCGTACAGGGAGAGATAAAGCCGATTTGAAGAAAGAAATCATCCACTTGGGAGGAGAGGTGAGTGCGAAGCTTCACGAAAACGTCACTGCTGTGATATCGACTCAAAAGGAGATCGACAAAATGAGTGCGAAAATGGAAGAAGCCCAGAGTCTTGATATTCAAGTTATTACCGAAGATTTTATTGACGAGGCTAAAGAATATACAAAGCCTGCTCTCCCgctaattaaaaagaaaaccaTTTCCAGTTGGGGTGGTGATTTGTCCAGTAGAATTAATGTTGTAGCGGAGAAGTCCGCTGCGAAAAGCAAGAGTAAAAGTTCCTTCGAAAAGTCCGGATCTGGAAAAATGAAATTACAACTGAAAGATGGAGGAACTGTTGACCCGGATAGTGAACTGCAAGATGTAGCTCACGTGTATCAGAAGGGTAAAAACAAGTACACTGTCACGCTTGTACTTACAGACATACAAACTCAAAAGAATAGTTATTACAAGTTACAGGTTTTAGAGCACGATAAACAGAAGAAGTATTGGTTGTTCAGAAGTTGGGGCAGAATAGGCACAACGATCGGTGGTACAAAATTAGAGAAATTAATGCTAGAAGAATGTATAGAACAGTTTGAGAATCTGTACGAGGAAAAAACTGGAAATGTTTGGAGTCAAAGGGAACACTTTGTTAAAGTGCCTCATAAGATGTATCCAGTCGACATTGATCATGGCGAGGACGTTCCCGTTCAGTTACTAGAGTCTGATATTAAGAGCGAACTAGAGAAACCAGTTCAAGATTTAATAAGAATGTTATTCGATGAATCGACTATGAAGAAAGTAATGGCGGAGTTCGAAATCGACACGGAGAAGATGCCGCTTGGAAAGATAACTAAAAAGCAAATACAAAAGGCGTACACTGTGTTAACAGATCTGCAAAAGCTATTGAAGAACGACAACGTTGAGCGAATTACTTTAATAGACGCTTCTAATagattttataatttaataccTCATAACTTTGGAGTGTCCGGACCAAAGATCTTGGATAATCCCGAAGAGATCCGTGCAAAATGTGACATGCTGGATGCATTACTAGAGATGGAAATTGCTTACTCGCTTCTGCATTCTAAGGTAGATTCGTCGAAGAATCCACTTGACGCTCATTACAAACAATTAAATGCAGATATCAAAGTACTTGATAAGGAGGGCGAAGAATACAAGCTCATCGAAGAGTACGTTAAGAACACTCATGCTGCGACTCACGACCAGTATGACCTCAATATCGAAGATGTATTTACTGTTAAGAGACAAGGAGAGGATAGTAGATACAAGCCGTTTAAAAAGCTGCCAAATAAGAAGCTGTTGTGGCATGGTTCCAGAACAACTAACTTTGCTGGTATACTTTCTCAGGGTTTGAGAAAAGCTCCTCCCGAAGCACCTGTTACCGGTTACATGTTTGGTAAAGGTATATACTTCGCGGATATGGTGTCGAAGTCCGCCAACTACTGTTGCACGAACAGCCAGAATAACACCGGGTTGTTGCTGCTTTGTGAAGTCGCGTTGGGTAATATGTATGAAAGATACGCGGCCGATTTCATTGAGAAGTTACCAAGCGGTAAACATTCCACGTTTGGTCGTGGTCAAACCCAACCCGATCCTGAAAAGTCGCATAAGACAAACGATGGCGTTGAAATTCCATGCGGTACAGCCATGACCACGAAGCTTCCTAAGAAATCGTCTTTGTTGTACAATGAATACATTGTATACGATGTTGCTCAGGTAAAGATACAATACTTGGTAAAGATGGAATTCAAGTATAAGACGTAATATTTTTTTACGCAGTCTCATTGACTTCTAGAATAGAATTATTATAAGTTACTTCTAATGAACTTTGTCTTTGTGTCTTAAATATATTTCCGGTACTACCTCGCGCATAAAcgtgataaatataatatttcagtGATATATATGTATGAACATTTTTCTATAAGTtgataaaataaatttacataAAATGGCCGAATGCTTTTATTAACATATACAACATGACATGATACATATTTACTTTTccactttttttaataattagtaTTCAAAATGAAAATCGAAGTACGATTGATCGAACGTGTTAATACGAACATAGCCATCCTCTCCTCCTGTTGAAAAGCTGCGACCATTTGGATGGAATGCAAGAGAATTGATCGGACCAAAGTGACCCTTCAAACGCGCGAATTCTTCTTCGAATACTAAATGGTAAAATCGCGAATCGAATTTTCCTTGACGAGTGGACGTTGTTGTTACATCCATAGCGTCTTGACCACCTCCAAGAACCACCTGTAGAAAACGTAATCCTCATTAATGATCAGAAATATGATCTTGCGAGTGTCGTGATTAAGTACGAACATACATGATCGAAAATAGGAGAAATTGTGGCAGAGTTTACAGGTCTTTCT belongs to Megalopta genalis isolate 19385.01 chromosome 1, iyMegGena1_principal, whole genome shotgun sequence and includes:
- the Parp1 gene encoding poly-(ADP-ribose) polymerase, giving the protein MNPDLPYCIEYAKSSRASCQSCKKSILKDSLRLATVVQSPVHDGKIPKWYHSTCFFLKQRPKTVADIANFDNIRWDDQQDVKKKIEEASLLPPLPAGKGRKRASTANDGGVVKDFLVQYAKSSKSTCKGCEEKIVQGEIRVSKKDFESEHGRKYGGIDRWYHFECFVKIRQELEFHESGGDLPGWKDLSKDDQKKVKADLPKLKSSDIPSVKKMKEEPQDMQEEHEMEKQNKELFKIRDMLSSLKKNDIIAILEKNEQQIPEGMTALLDRLSDAICFGALKPCSKCSGQLVYTSGLGYKCTGDVTEWAKCEHVTQDPKRKKISIPSNLKQQYPELKSLKSKVNRRLIKVTAPSTSTSIKKEDEVDSGPKVQSKPKPLKHMQFFIIGRTGRDKADLKKEIIHLGGEVSAKLHENVTAVISTQKEIDKMSAKMEEAQSLDIQVITEDFIDEAKEYTKPALPLIKKKTISSWGGDLSSRINVVAEKSAAKSKSKSSFEKSGSGKMKLQLKDGGTVDPDSELQDVAHVYQKGKNKYTVTLVLTDIQTQKNSYYKLQVLEHDKQKKYWLFRSWGRIGTTIGGTKLEKLMLEECIEQFENLYEEKTGNVWSQREHFVKVPHKMYPVDIDHGEDVPVQLLESDIKSELEKPVQDLIRMLFDESTMKKVMAEFEIDTEKMPLGKITKKQIQKAYTVLTDLQKLLKNDNVERITLIDASNRFYNLIPHNFGVSGPKILDNPEEIRAKCDMLDALLEMEIAYSLLHSKVDSSKNPLDAHYKQLNADIKVLDKEGEEYKLIEEYVKNTHAATHDQYDLNIEDVFTVKRQGEDSRYKPFKKLPNKKLLWHGSRTTNFAGILSQGLRKAPPEAPVTGYMFGKGIYFADMVSKSANYCCTNSQNNTGLLLLCEVALGNMYERYAADFIEKLPSGKHSTFGRGQTQPDPEKSHKTNDGVEIPCGTAMTTKLPKKSSLLYNEYIVYDVAQVKIQYLVKMEFKYKT